A window from Rhizosphaericola mali encodes these proteins:
- a CDS encoding redoxin domain-containing protein: MLEINSVAPDFTLYATPDQQITLSELRGQNVILAFYPADWSPVCSDEMALYNEMLKLFKEYNAQLLGISVDSKWCHMAFTQSRNLHFPLLADFEEKGAVSKAYGVYNEKEGECERALFVIDKNGIIAWNYLSPDAINPGADGILNALENLKNK; encoded by the coding sequence ATGTTAGAAATAAATTCAGTAGCTCCAGATTTTACATTGTACGCGACTCCAGATCAACAAATTACTTTATCTGAGTTAAGAGGGCAAAATGTTATTCTTGCATTTTATCCCGCAGATTGGAGTCCAGTGTGTAGCGATGAGATGGCATTATACAATGAAATGCTGAAACTATTTAAAGAATATAATGCGCAATTATTGGGTATATCTGTAGATAGTAAATGGTGTCATATGGCATTTACTCAGTCTAGAAATTTGCATTTCCCATTGCTAGCAGATTTTGAAGAGAAGGGCGCAGTCTCAAAAGCTTATGGTGTTTATAATGAAAAAGAAGGAGAATGTGAAAGAGCATTATTTGTTATAGACAAAAATGGGATTATTGCTTGGAATTATCTTTCTCCAGATGCAATTAACCCAGGAGCAGATGGCATTTTAAATGCGTTAGAAAATCTCAAAAATAAATAA
- a CDS encoding sigma-54-dependent transcriptional regulator, with the protein MKKNTQTILIVEDEFIVANDLRMMVEAAGYSVLAIAASYMQAKNALAIERPDWVLLDIMLLSPETGIDLAKDLQLLQIPFIYISANTNQQTFELAKLTRPFGFLVKPFREKNLLLMLEIAQNRLEVEKELNQRKQTLISVSTDQIIGRAPKLLDVLNKVQLVAPTNSSVLITGDSGTGKERIAKMIHDVSKRKNHSLVTVNCGALPQNLVESELFGHERGAFTGAMQRRLGKFEQAHQSTIFLDEIGELSLDAQVKLLRVLQENEIERVGGSKIIPIDVRVIAATNRDLEIEVAAGRFRLDLYYRLHVFPIELPPLRERKDDIPLLVAHFLEKFSHGFQLPAPAISNNAIQKLIDYHWPGNIRELEHLIERYFVLYSGKSITEFTLPKNETIDNVTQVPLNSLEDVERDHILKALQQTEGRVSGINGAASLLKITAQTLYTKIKKLGIKSGYK; encoded by the coding sequence ATGAAAAAAAATACGCAAACAATTTTAATAGTAGAAGATGAATTTATAGTTGCTAATGATTTGCGTATGATGGTGGAAGCCGCTGGTTATAGTGTATTGGCAATCGCGGCGTCTTATATGCAAGCTAAAAATGCATTGGCTATTGAACGTCCAGATTGGGTGTTGTTAGATATCATGTTGCTTAGTCCGGAGACGGGCATAGATTTGGCGAAGGATTTACAACTATTACAGATTCCATTTATTTATATTTCTGCAAATACGAATCAACAAACTTTTGAGTTGGCGAAGCTAACGCGCCCTTTTGGATTTTTAGTGAAACCTTTCCGAGAGAAAAATCTTTTGTTGATGTTGGAAATTGCACAAAATCGACTAGAAGTAGAAAAAGAATTGAATCAACGAAAGCAAACATTAATTTCCGTTTCTACAGATCAAATAATTGGCCGTGCTCCGAAATTATTAGATGTTTTGAATAAAGTTCAGTTGGTTGCACCAACCAATTCCTCTGTATTAATAACTGGTGACAGTGGCACTGGTAAAGAGCGTATCGCGAAAATGATTCATGATGTTTCCAAACGAAAAAACCATAGTTTGGTAACTGTAAACTGTGGTGCATTACCCCAAAATCTAGTTGAGTCGGAGCTGTTTGGGCATGAGCGCGGAGCATTTACAGGTGCGATGCAAAGGCGTTTGGGTAAATTTGAACAAGCTCATCAATCAACTATATTTCTGGATGAAATTGGCGAATTGTCGTTGGATGCACAAGTAAAATTGCTGCGTGTTTTACAAGAAAATGAAATCGAAAGAGTGGGAGGTAGTAAGATAATTCCGATTGATGTTCGTGTAATTGCTGCTACAAATCGTGATTTGGAAATAGAAGTTGCAGCGGGTCGTTTTCGACTTGATTTATATTATAGATTACATGTTTTTCCTATAGAATTGCCACCGCTAAGAGAACGAAAAGACGATATTCCTTTATTAGTGGCCCATTTTTTAGAAAAATTTTCTCATGGTTTTCAATTGCCTGCACCAGCCATCTCCAATAATGCAATTCAAAAATTGATTGACTATCATTGGCCAGGAAATATTCGGGAGTTAGAGCATTTAATTGAGCGCTATTTTGTTTTGTATTCAGGCAAATCCATTACTGAATTTACTCTTCCAAAAAATGAAACTATAGATAACGTTACTCAGGTTCCATTGAATAGTTTAGAAGATGTAGAACGTGACCATATTTTAAAGGCTTTGCAGCAGACAGAAGGTCGAGTTTCTGGCATTAATGGTGCTGCATCTTTATTGAAAATCACTGCACAAACTTTATATACTAAAATTAAAAAGCTGGGTATAAAATCGGGATATAAATAA